A genomic region of Pseudomonas sp. MPC6 contains the following coding sequences:
- a CDS encoding DUF1656 domain-containing protein, giving the protein MGLREWSMGGVLLSPFLIYVLLALLVTGGLRLLLRLTPVGRWIWHEALFDCALYVCVLTLITVVLGPL; this is encoded by the coding sequence ATGGGCTTGCGTGAGTGGTCGATGGGGGGTGTGCTACTCAGCCCGTTTCTGATTTATGTGCTGCTGGCGCTGCTGGTGACCGGCGGCTTGCGCCTGTTGTTGCGCCTGACGCCGGTCGGCCGCTGGATCTGGCACGAAGCATTATTCGATTGCGCCTTGTACGTCTGTGTATTGACCCTGATCACCGTCGTCCTCGGACCTTTATAA
- a CDS encoding DUF3820 family protein encodes MNPEKLELLVTREMPFGKYKGRIIADLPGQYLNWFAREGFPHGELGGLLALMQEIDHNGLSELLEPLRAKHGKPAPRH; translated from the coding sequence ATGAATCCTGAAAAGCTCGAACTGCTGGTAACCCGAGAAATGCCCTTCGGCAAATACAAGGGTCGAATCATTGCCGACCTGCCCGGCCAATACCTGAACTGGTTCGCCCGGGAAGGTTTCCCCCACGGTGAACTGGGCGGCTTGCTGGCCCTGATGCAGGAAATCGATCACAACGGCCTGTCGGAGCTGCTCGAACCGCTTCGCGCCAAACATGGCAAACCTGCCCCCCGGCACTGA
- a CDS encoding bifunctional 4-hydroxy-2-oxoglutarate aldolase/2-dehydro-3-deoxy-phosphogluconate aldolase, with translation MTNTSPTVSMADKVALIDSLCAKARILPVITIAREQDILPLADALAAGGLTALEVTLRSQFGLKAIQILREQRPELVTGAGTVLDRSMLAAAEAAGSQFIVTPGITRDLLEASVDSPIPLLPGISNASGIMEGYGLGYRRFKLFPAEVSGGVAAIKALGGPFGEVKFCPTGGVSPANIKSYMALKNVMCVGGSWMLDPEWIKNGDWARIQECTAEALALLD, from the coding sequence ATGACAAACACATCCCCCACCGTTTCCATGGCGGACAAAGTTGCCCTGATCGACAGCCTCTGCGCCAAGGCGCGGATCCTGCCGGTGATTACCATCGCTCGCGAACAGGACATCCTGCCGCTGGCCGACGCCCTCGCGGCCGGAGGCCTGACCGCCCTGGAAGTGACCCTGCGTTCGCAGTTCGGCCTCAAGGCTATCCAGATTCTGCGCGAGCAGCGTCCGGAGCTGGTGACCGGTGCCGGTACCGTGCTCGATCGCAGCATGCTGGCGGCTGCCGAAGCCGCGGGTTCGCAGTTCATCGTCACGCCGGGCATCACCCGTGATCTGCTCGAAGCCAGCGTCGACAGCCCGATTCCGCTGCTGCCAGGCATCAGCAATGCCTCGGGCATCATGGAAGGTTATGGCCTGGGCTACCGCCGCTTCAAGCTGTTCCCGGCGGAAGTCAGCGGCGGCGTGGCAGCCATCAAGGCCTTGGGCGGCCCGTTCGGCGAAGTGAAATTCTGCCCGACCGGTGGCGTCAGCCCGGCCAACATCAAAAGCTACATGGCGTTGAAAAACGTCATGTGCGTGGGCGGTAGCTGGATGCTTGATCCCGAGTGGATCAAGAACGGCGACTGGGCCCGCATTCAGGAATGCACCGCCGAGGCACTGGCGCTGCTGGACTGA
- a CDS encoding FUSC family protein, with amino-acid sequence MPITLQALFAPDRRALQFAIKTLLGGGLALWLALRWGLEQPAWALMTAFIVAQPLSGMVVQKGLARLLGTLVGTIMSVVFMGLFAQTPWLFLLALALWLGLCTASSTMLRSAWSYSFVLAGYTVAIIALPAIAHPLTVFDQAVARCTEICLGILCATATSALLWPMRVEQQLTDQARAAWQSGMNAARATLAGDGQARKGLLEILGRIVAVDAQREHAWFEGSLGRQRARSISGLSQKLLMLLRIARSVRRQWKQLEPQEAGQLMPWMSEVQAALAHADNATLQALRPRLLDATHDPLISSAQSFCLARFALLLDTALAASAALKAVEEGKETVDPPRTLAPHRDLSLALVFGARSALAFLVVSCFWLATAWPAASGALLLTCVVCSLFASRENGAQIGMSFMRGIFLAIPAAFCVGQILLPQWSSFAMLCLGMGVPLFFGALGMAKPQIGATATSFCLHFIVLISPLNAMKFDVATFFNSAQAMVIGVGAAVLAFRLLILRNPTWHGRRLLVATLHDLVRLTRRNLRGAESWFGGRMADRLLQLARHYPELPEPARSRWDDGLLGLDIGDELLHLRLSLAVAQAPVSAAQRRYLDQLEKVLEQGPAGSRADVLEQPSAEFLNTLYALPPSDAVKLAQGAVLQLQNSWRAWCRQQEESNGLA; translated from the coding sequence GTGCCTATCACTTTGCAGGCTTTGTTTGCGCCTGACCGCCGCGCCCTACAATTCGCGATCAAGACCTTGCTCGGTGGCGGCCTGGCCCTGTGGCTGGCATTGCGCTGGGGACTGGAGCAACCGGCCTGGGCGCTGATGACCGCCTTCATCGTCGCCCAACCCTTGTCCGGGATGGTGGTGCAGAAGGGGCTGGCGCGTCTGCTGGGCACCCTGGTCGGGACGATCATGTCGGTGGTGTTCATGGGGTTGTTTGCCCAGACGCCCTGGCTGTTTCTTTTGGCCTTGGCGTTGTGGCTCGGTCTGTGTACGGCCAGTTCGACGATGTTGCGCAGTGCCTGGTCCTATTCATTTGTACTGGCCGGTTATACGGTGGCGATCATCGCCTTGCCGGCCATTGCCCATCCGCTGACGGTGTTTGACCAAGCCGTGGCTCGCTGTACGGAAATCTGCCTGGGCATTCTGTGCGCCACCGCCACCAGTGCGCTGCTATGGCCGATGCGGGTGGAACAGCAGCTGACGGATCAGGCGCGGGCGGCGTGGCAGAGCGGGATGAATGCCGCTCGAGCCACCCTGGCCGGCGACGGCCAGGCGCGCAAAGGCCTGCTGGAGATCCTCGGCAGGATCGTAGCGGTGGATGCCCAGCGCGAACATGCCTGGTTTGAAGGCAGTCTTGGCCGTCAGCGCGCGCGCTCGATCAGTGGCTTGAGCCAGAAGCTGTTGATGTTGCTGCGCATCGCCCGTTCGGTGCGCCGGCAGTGGAAGCAGCTGGAACCGCAAGAGGCCGGGCAACTGATGCCGTGGATGAGCGAAGTCCAGGCGGCGCTCGCCCATGCGGATAATGCCACGCTGCAAGCCTTGCGCCCGAGGTTGCTCGATGCCACCCATGACCCGTTGATCAGTTCTGCGCAAAGTTTCTGCCTGGCTCGTTTTGCCTTGCTGCTCGATACCGCGCTGGCGGCGAGCGCGGCGCTGAAGGCGGTGGAGGAGGGCAAGGAAACGGTCGATCCGCCGCGAACCCTGGCCCCGCATCGTGACCTGTCATTGGCGCTGGTATTCGGCGCCCGCAGCGCCTTGGCGTTTCTGGTAGTGTCATGTTTCTGGCTGGCGACCGCCTGGCCCGCCGCCTCGGGTGCGTTGCTGCTGACCTGTGTGGTGTGCAGCCTGTTTGCCAGCCGCGAAAACGGCGCGCAGATCGGCATGAGTTTCATGCGCGGGATTTTCCTGGCCATTCCGGCGGCGTTTTGCGTCGGGCAGATTCTGCTGCCGCAATGGAGCAGCTTTGCCATGCTCTGTCTCGGGATGGGCGTGCCGTTATTCTTCGGTGCGCTGGGCATGGCCAAACCGCAGATTGGTGCCACGGCGACCTCGTTCTGCCTGCACTTCATTGTGCTTATCTCGCCGCTCAACGCGATGAAGTTCGATGTCGCGACGTTCTTCAACAGTGCCCAGGCCATGGTGATCGGTGTCGGCGCGGCGGTGCTGGCTTTCCGGCTATTGATCCTGCGCAATCCGACGTGGCATGGCCGCCGTCTGCTGGTGGCGACGCTTCACGATCTGGTCCGCCTGACCCGGCGCAATCTGCGCGGGGCCGAAAGCTGGTTCGGTGGACGCATGGCCGATCGTTTGCTGCAACTGGCGCGACACTATCCCGAATTGCCGGAACCGGCGCGCAGCCGCTGGGATGACGGGCTGCTGGGGCTGGACATCGGCGACGAACTGCTGCATTTGCGCTTGAGCCTGGCGGTGGCGCAGGCACCGGTCAGTGCGGCGCAACGGCGCTACCTCGATCAATTGGAAAAAGTCCTCGAGCAAGGCCCGGCTGGCAGTCGCGCCGATGTGCTGGAACAACCCAGCGCAGAATTCTTGAACACCTTGTACGCGTTGCCCCCCAGCGATGCGGTGAAATTGGCCCAGGGCGCAGTGCTGCAGTTGCAGAACAGCTGGCGTGCCTGGTGCCGTCAACAGGAGGAAAGTAATGGGCTTGCGTGA
- a CDS encoding aminotransferase class V-fold PLP-dependent enzyme, producing MPDNTRRARDEAFWLTFADRYAVEHGPVNLENGYFGRMSRTVVEEYQRNIELINRSNSVHVRQRFDQHESLEIRAQVAGLVGVPADSVALTRNASDGLQSLIRNYNRLKPGDQVLICDLEYDTVKGAMRWLARHRGVEVIEIEHGHPASFDSVLAAYRDAFVRYPRLKLMALTHVTHRTGLVMPVKAIAAAAREYAVDVILDGAHALGQIEFDLDDLGIAFAGYNLHKWIGAPLTLGFIYISPERLADIDPDMGEMHFPATDIRARTPHSTPNVPALLTLPLVFEEHRAMGGAAAKGARLNYLRNRWVRAVRELSGIDVMTPDDPRLYCGITSLRFTRHADQQAMAERMLKDYNLFTIARSGAASGPCIRITPGLTTTAADIDLLIRALTELR from the coding sequence ATGCCCGATAACACCCGCCGCGCCCGTGATGAAGCCTTCTGGCTGACGTTTGCCGACCGCTACGCTGTCGAACACGGCCCGGTCAATCTGGAGAACGGTTACTTCGGGCGCATGTCGCGCACGGTGGTCGAGGAGTATCAGCGCAATATCGAACTCATCAACCGCAGCAACTCGGTGCACGTGCGCCAGCGTTTCGATCAGCACGAAAGCCTGGAAATCCGTGCGCAAGTGGCCGGGCTGGTCGGCGTACCCGCAGACTCCGTCGCCCTCACCCGCAACGCTTCGGACGGCTTGCAATCGTTGATCCGCAACTACAACCGCCTCAAGCCGGGCGACCAGGTACTGATCTGCGATCTGGAATACGACACGGTCAAAGGCGCCATGCGTTGGCTGGCACGCCATCGCGGCGTCGAGGTGATCGAGATTGAACACGGCCACCCTGCCAGTTTCGACAGTGTGCTGGCTGCCTACCGCGACGCCTTCGTGCGTTATCCGCGCCTCAAACTGATGGCCCTGACCCACGTCACCCATCGCACTGGCCTGGTGATGCCAGTGAAGGCGATTGCCGCAGCGGCCAGGGAGTACGCGGTCGATGTCATCCTCGACGGTGCCCATGCCCTGGGCCAGATCGAGTTCGATCTCGACGACCTGGGCATCGCCTTCGCGGGTTACAACCTGCACAAATGGATCGGCGCGCCGCTGACCCTCGGTTTTATCTACATCAGCCCCGAGCGCCTGGCCGACATCGACCCGGACATGGGCGAAATGCATTTCCCGGCCACCGACATTCGCGCCCGCACGCCCCATAGCACGCCCAACGTCCCGGCGCTGCTGACCCTGCCACTGGTGTTCGAGGAGCACCGGGCCATGGGCGGTGCCGCCGCCAAGGGCGCACGCCTCAATTACCTGCGCAACCGCTGGGTCCGCGCGGTACGCGAACTGTCGGGCATCGACGTCATGACGCCGGATGACCCGCGCCTGTATTGCGGCATCACGTCCCTGCGCTTTACCCGGCATGCCGATCAACAGGCGATGGCCGAGCGGATGCTCAAGGACTACAACCTGTTCACCATCGCGCGCAGCGGGGCCGCGAGCGGTCCGTGCATTCGCATCACGCCGGGCCTCACCACCACCGCTGCAGACATTGATCTGTTGATCCGGGCGCTGACCGAACTGCGCTGA
- the pgl gene encoding 6-phosphogluconolactonase, translating to MAISELKLPQGVSAREFKSPVLLAEGLALNVAKQLSDAIDATGTATLVVSGGRSPVAFFQHLAKQTLDWSKVVVTLADERWVPVEHADSNAGLLKRYLLQGPAAKAQFLSLYSATANLELAAEQADRLLAELPPIDVLILGMGDDGHTASLFPNSPNLSDALKADGTRRCYPMLAPTVPHQRLTMSRALLASAKNTVLSISGQSKLTTLSAALAGDDVAAMPVRAFLQPTLEIYWCP from the coding sequence ATGGCGATATCTGAATTGAAACTGCCTCAGGGCGTCAGCGCCCGTGAGTTCAAGAGCCCGGTGTTGCTGGCCGAAGGGCTGGCGCTGAACGTGGCCAAGCAACTGAGTGACGCGATCGATGCCACCGGTACCGCAACGCTGGTGGTGTCCGGTGGCCGCAGCCCGGTGGCGTTTTTCCAGCACTTGGCCAAGCAGACGCTGGACTGGTCCAAGGTTGTCGTCACCCTGGCCGACGAGCGCTGGGTACCGGTTGAACACGCCGACAGCAATGCCGGTCTGCTCAAGCGTTACCTGTTGCAAGGTCCGGCGGCCAAGGCGCAGTTCCTGAGTCTGTACAGCGCCACGGCCAACCTTGAACTGGCGGCCGAGCAGGCGGATCGCTTGCTCGCGGAATTGCCGCCGATCGACGTGCTGATACTCGGCATGGGCGACGACGGTCACACCGCCTCGCTGTTCCCCAACAGTCCGAACCTGAGCGATGCCTTGAAAGCCGACGGCACACGTCGTTGCTACCCGATGCTGGCGCCGACCGTGCCGCATCAACGCCTGACCATGAGTCGCGCGCTGCTGGCTTCGGCGAAGAACACGGTTTTATCGATTTCCGGTCAGTCCAAGCTGACCACCCTGAGTGCCGCATTGGCCGGTGACGATGTCGCCGCCATGCCGGTTCGCGCGTTTCTGCAACCTACGTTAGAGATTTACTGGTGCCCATGA
- a CDS encoding PA2169 family four-helix-bundle protein yields the protein MTDMNKEAISVLNDLIETSKDGQEGFKTCAEDIKNPELKSLFVQRSADCATAASELQAAVRSMGGDPETSTSVSGDLHRRWVDVKSMFTGKDEEAVLNEAERGEDHALKAYKEALEKINKHNLVGIRDLVERQYHGVQRNHDQVKALRNQARARS from the coding sequence ATGACCGACATGAATAAAGAAGCCATCTCTGTACTCAACGACCTGATTGAAACCAGCAAGGACGGTCAGGAAGGGTTCAAGACGTGCGCTGAAGACATCAAGAATCCGGAACTGAAATCGCTGTTCGTGCAGCGTTCCGCCGACTGTGCTACCGCGGCTTCCGAACTGCAAGCCGCCGTGCGTTCGATGGGCGGTGATCCGGAAACCTCCACCAGTGTCAGCGGTGACCTGCACCGTCGCTGGGTCGACGTGAAGTCCATGTTCACCGGCAAGGATGAAGAAGCCGTGCTGAACGAAGCCGAGCGCGGTGAAGACCATGCGCTGAAGGCTTACAAAGAAGCCCTGGAAAAAATCAACAAGCACAACCTGGTGGGTATTCGTGACCTGGTTGAACGTCAGTACCATGGCGTGCAACGCAATCACGATCAGGTGAAAGCCCTGCGCAACCAGGCTCGCGCGCGCTCGTAA
- a CDS encoding HlyD family secretion protein: MRTSVRVAVTLCLVVVAIFAGFHLWQYYMLTPWTRDARIRADVVVIAPDVSGWVRELKAFDNQQVKAGDLLLSIDRDRFEAALEKAQAVVQTRQQQLNLREREASRRASLGPQAISAELRENAQINAGIARGELREAQAEAKVAQLNLDRSQVHAPRSGHITNLRLAQGNYVNAGQPVMALIDDSTFYVQAYFEETKLPRIRVGDPVKIWLMSAGEAMEGHVESISRGITDRNTTPDGQLLAEVEPTFNWVRLAQRIPVRIKLDKVPQGINMSSGMTASVQVQEGP, translated from the coding sequence ATGCGTACATCCGTACGTGTAGCCGTCACCCTGTGCCTGGTGGTGGTGGCGATCTTTGCCGGTTTCCATTTGTGGCAGTACTACATGTTGACGCCCTGGACCCGCGACGCGCGGATCCGCGCCGACGTGGTGGTCATCGCCCCCGACGTGTCGGGCTGGGTGCGTGAACTCAAGGCGTTCGACAATCAGCAGGTCAAGGCCGGCGATCTGTTGCTGAGCATCGACCGCGACCGCTTCGAAGCCGCGCTGGAGAAAGCGCAAGCGGTGGTCCAGACCCGTCAGCAACAACTCAATCTGCGAGAGCGCGAAGCGAGCCGCCGCGCCAGCCTCGGGCCGCAAGCGATCAGTGCCGAGCTGCGGGAGAATGCGCAAATCAACGCCGGCATCGCCCGTGGCGAACTGCGTGAAGCCCAGGCCGAAGCCAAGGTCGCGCAGCTCAACCTGGACCGCAGCCAGGTCCATGCGCCGCGCAGCGGCCATATCACCAACCTGCGCCTGGCCCAGGGCAACTATGTGAACGCCGGACAACCGGTGATGGCGCTGATCGACGACTCGACGTTTTATGTGCAGGCGTATTTCGAGGAAACCAAACTGCCGCGGATTCGTGTCGGCGACCCGGTGAAGATCTGGTTGATGAGCGCCGGGGAGGCGATGGAGGGGCACGTGGAAAGCATCAGTCGCGGGATTACCGACCGCAACACCACGCCGGATGGGCAGTTGCTGGCGGAGGTGGAGCCGACGTTCAACTGGGTCAGGCTGGCCCAGCGGATTCCGGTGCGGATCAAGCTGGACAAGGTGCCGCAGGGGATCAATATGAGTTCGGGGATGACCGCGAGTGTGCAGGTGCAGGAAGGGCCGTAA
- the zwf gene encoding glucose-6-phosphate dehydrogenase, with the protein MPSITVEPCTFALFGALGDLALRKLFPALYQLDGAGLLHEDTRIIALAREPGSEQQHLAFIASELRRYVSDKELDGAVVERFLARLSYLHVDFLKADDYVALAEMAGSAQRVIAYFATPAAVYGAICENLSKVGLTENTRVVLEKPIGSDLESSRKVNDAVAQFFPENRTYRIDHYLGKETVQNLIALRFANSLFETQWNQNYISHVEITVAEKVGIEGRWGYFDKAGQLRDMIQNHLLQLLCLIAMDPPADLSADSIRDEKVKVLKALAPISPEGLTTQVVRGQYIAGYSEGKPVPGYLEEPNSNTQSDTETFVALRADIRNWRWAGVPFYLRTGKRMPQKLSQIVIHFKEPSHYIFAPEQRLQISNKLIIRLQPDEGISLRVMTKEQGLDKGMQLRSGPLQLNFSDTYRSARIPDAYERLLLEVMRGNQNLFVRKDEIEAAWKWCDQLIAGWKKSGDAPKPYAAGSWGPMSSIALITRDGRSWYGDI; encoded by the coding sequence ATGCCTTCGATAACGGTTGAACCGTGCACCTTTGCCTTGTTCGGCGCCCTCGGCGATCTGGCCCTGCGCAAGCTGTTTCCTGCCCTCTACCAACTGGATGGCGCAGGCCTGCTTCATGAGGATACGCGCATCATCGCGCTGGCCCGTGAACCTGGCAGCGAGCAGCAGCACCTGGCGTTCATCGCCTCCGAGCTGCGCCGATACGTCAGCGACAAAGAGCTGGACGGCGCAGTGGTTGAACGCTTCCTGGCCCGCCTGAGCTACCTGCACGTCGATTTCCTCAAGGCTGACGACTACGTCGCCCTGGCCGAAATGGCCGGCAGCGCCCAGCGCGTGATTGCCTACTTCGCGACCCCGGCCGCGGTTTACGGCGCGATCTGCGAGAACCTGTCGAAGGTCGGCCTGACTGAAAACACCCGCGTGGTCCTGGAAAAACCCATCGGTTCGGACCTTGAGTCCTCGCGCAAGGTCAACGACGCCGTGGCGCAGTTCTTCCCGGAGAACCGCACCTATCGCATCGACCACTACCTGGGCAAGGAAACCGTACAGAACCTGATCGCCCTGCGTTTTGCCAACAGCCTGTTCGAAACCCAGTGGAACCAGAACTACATCTCCCACGTGGAAATCACCGTGGCCGAGAAAGTCGGGATCGAAGGCCGCTGGGGTTACTTCGACAAGGCCGGTCAGCTGCGGGACATGATCCAGAATCACCTGCTGCAACTGCTCTGCCTGATCGCCATGGACCCGCCGGCCGACCTGTCCGCCGACAGCATCCGTGACGAGAAAGTCAAAGTGCTCAAGGCGCTGGCGCCGATCAGCCCGGAAGGCCTGACCACTCAGGTCGTGCGCGGCCAATACATTGCCGGCTACAGCGAAGGCAAGCCGGTGCCGGGCTACCTCGAAGAACCGAATTCCAACACCCAGAGCGACACCGAAACCTTCGTCGCCCTGCGGGCCGACATCCGCAACTGGCGTTGGGCCGGGGTGCCGTTCTACCTGCGAACCGGCAAGCGCATGCCGCAGAAGCTGTCGCAGATCGTCATCCACTTCAAGGAACCGTCGCACTACATCTTCGCCCCCGAGCAGCGCCTGCAGATCAGCAACAAGCTGATCATCCGCCTGCAACCGGACGAAGGCATTTCCTTGCGCGTGATGACCAAAGAACAAGGCCTGGACAAGGGCATGCAGCTGCGCAGCGGTCCGTTGCAGCTGAATTTTTCCGATACCTATCGCAGCGCACGGATTCCCGATGCCTACGAGCGGTTGTTGCTGGAAGTGATGCGCGGCAATCAGAACCTGTTTGTCCGTAAAGATGAAATCGAAGCCGCGTGGAAGTGGTGTGACCAGTTGATCGCCGGGTGGAAAAAATCCGGTGATGCGCCCAAGCCGTACGCGGCCGGGTCCTGGGGACCGATGAGCTCCATTGCACTGATCACGCGGGATGGGAGGTCGTGGTATGGCGATATCTGA
- a CDS encoding D-hexose-6-phosphate mutarotase, which yields MHEHPLQRFFKSLRERPVFAWERYQMRDVLVIDHPLCQAVFSRQGAQLLHFQPRDQKPWLWCAAKWPHVGAIRGGVPVCWPWYGRHPSENAWPSHGWARLLDWKLLDSSSDDAGVHLHWQLQLCDWQVDLHAHLGERMELRLCTEHQDSLPCQLSQALHAYWRIGDVGEVALSGLEGAHGYDHLNRQVCQQEGELRVEGGCQRVFQQEGELQLNDHAWQRALCIDTGDDADTVVWHPGSRPLLGVSWNEIGEFVCVEAASGGTDSLSLAPGQKAHLSLQARVGV from the coding sequence ATGCATGAGCATCCGCTACAACGCTTCTTCAAATCCTTGCGCGAACGTCCGGTGTTCGCGTGGGAGCGCTATCAGATGCGCGATGTGCTGGTGATCGATCATCCGCTGTGTCAGGCGGTGTTCAGTCGGCAGGGCGCGCAGTTGTTGCACTTTCAGCCCCGGGACCAGAAACCCTGGCTGTGGTGCGCAGCCAAATGGCCGCATGTCGGGGCGATTCGTGGCGGGGTGCCGGTGTGCTGGCCCTGGTATGGGCGCCATCCGAGCGAAAACGCCTGGCCGTCCCATGGCTGGGCCCGGCTGCTCGACTGGAAGCTGCTGGACAGTAGCAGTGACGACGCTGGCGTGCATCTGCACTGGCAACTGCAGTTATGTGACTGGCAAGTGGACCTGCATGCGCACCTGGGCGAACGCATGGAATTGCGCCTGTGCACCGAGCATCAGGACAGCCTGCCGTGCCAGTTGAGCCAGGCGTTGCACGCGTATTGGCGTATTGGCGACGTCGGTGAGGTAGCGCTGTCTGGGCTCGAGGGTGCGCACGGCTATGACCACTTGAACCGCCAGGTTTGCCAGCAGGAAGGCGAGTTGCGAGTCGAGGGCGGCTGTCAGCGGGTGTTTCAGCAGGAAGGGGAATTGCAGCTCAACGACCACGCCTGGCAGCGGGCGTTGTGCATCGACACCGGCGACGATGCGGACACGGTGGTCTGGCACCCCGGGTCACGGCCGTTGCTGGGGGTGAGCTGGAATGAGATCGGCGAGTTTGTCTGCGTGGAAGCGGCGAGCGGCGGGACCGATAGCCTGAGCCTGGCGCCGGGGCAGAAAGCGCATTTGAGTTTGCAGGCGCGGGTTGGGGTTTAG
- a CDS encoding MurR/RpiR family transcriptional regulator, which produces MRNLLEQIQNRLEDLNKAERKVAEVILLNPQQATRFSIAALAQASKVSEPTVNRFCRSFGVSGYPELKLQLAQSLASGAAYVSRAVEADDNPEAYTKKIFGSAIASLDSALQALDPNLISRAVDLLIQARQIHFFGLGASAPVALDAQHKFFRFNLAVTAHADVLMQRMIASVAHTGELFVIISYTGRTRELVEVARLARENGASVLGLTAEGSPLAKASTLSLNIPLPEDTDIYMPMTSRIIQLTVLDVLATGMTLRRGVDFQPHLRKIKESLNASRYPIGDEFN; this is translated from the coding sequence GTGCGAAATTTACTGGAGCAGATCCAGAATCGCCTTGAAGACCTGAACAAGGCTGAACGCAAAGTAGCCGAAGTGATCCTGCTCAACCCACAGCAGGCCACCCGGTTCAGCATCGCCGCCCTCGCCCAGGCCTCGAAGGTCAGCGAGCCGACGGTCAACCGCTTCTGCCGTTCGTTCGGCGTCAGCGGTTACCCCGAACTTAAACTGCAGCTGGCCCAAAGCCTGGCCAGTGGCGCGGCGTATGTCAGCCGTGCGGTCGAGGCCGACGACAACCCGGAAGCGTATACCAAGAAGATTTTCGGCAGCGCCATCGCCTCGTTGGACAGTGCCTTGCAGGCGCTGGATCCGAACCTGATCAGCCGCGCCGTCGACCTGTTGATCCAGGCCCGGCAGATCCACTTCTTCGGCCTTGGCGCTTCGGCTCCGGTGGCGCTGGACGCGCAGCACAAGTTCTTCCGCTTCAACCTGGCCGTCACCGCCCATGCGGACGTGCTGATGCAGCGCATGATTGCTTCGGTCGCCCACACCGGCGAATTGTTCGTGATCATTTCCTACACCGGCCGCACCCGTGAACTGGTGGAAGTGGCGCGCCTGGCCAGGGAAAACGGCGCTTCGGTGCTGGGCCTGACCGCTGAAGGGTCGCCATTGGCCAAGGCCAGCACCTTGAGCCTGAACATTCCGCTGCCGGAAGACACCGACATCTATATGCCGATGACGTCGCGGATCATTCAGCTGACTGTGCTGGACGTGCTCGCCACCGGCATGACCTTGCGCCGGGGCGTGGATTTCCAGCCGCACTTGCGCAAGATCAAAGAAAGCCTGAATGCCAGTCGGTATCCGATTGGGGATGAGTTTAACTAG